A genomic stretch from Anaerococcus mediterraneensis includes:
- a CDS encoding Glu/Leu/Phe/Val dehydrogenase codes for MTKASEQFLDLQNKLKESCKLGGLSDSFYELIKEPERIIEVNIPVKMDNGSVKTFRAYRSAHSTALGPSKGGVRFHESVTYDEVKVLSTLMSLKVALLSLPLGGGKGGIVVDPKSLSERELESLSRGFVRAINNYLGPRIDVPAPDVNTNAKIMGYFTDEYIALNGSRQDIATFTGKSVDMGGSVGRSAATGFGVYLTIKKYYEKIGKSLKGATFALQGFGNVGSFAARFLVDDGAKLVAVNARDKKSESGSSAIFDPEGFDPEDLDKIRSESGSVLNKDAKKISNEEFFALECDILIPAAMENVIDGDNADTIKAKLVVEAANGPVTEAGEKILNEKNIPLIPDILANSGGVLVSHYEWIQNMTGDYWDEEKVMAKQEKDMAKAIGEVFATADDHKVSFRQAAFILALTKIEKALKMKGRI; via the coding sequence ATGACAAAAGCTAGTGAACAATTTTTGGACTTGCAAAACAAATTGAAAGAGTCCTGCAAACTTGGTGGACTTTCTGATTCTTTTTATGAGCTTATAAAAGAACCTGAGAGGATCATCGAAGTAAATATACCTGTCAAAATGGATAATGGATCTGTAAAGACCTTTAGGGCCTACAGGTCTGCTCATTCTACAGCCCTGGGCCCATCAAAGGGTGGTGTCCGCTTTCACGAATCGGTGACCTACGATGAGGTCAAGGTCCTATCGACCCTCATGAGCCTAAAGGTGGCACTCTTGTCCCTACCACTTGGCGGTGGCAAGGGAGGGATCGTAGTTGATCCCAAATCCCTATCAGAAAGAGAACTTGAGAGCCTATCCCGTGGTTTTGTAAGGGCTATCAACAATTACCTAGGACCTAGGATTGATGTGCCAGCCCCAGATGTCAATACCAATGCCAAGATAATGGGATATTTTACAGACGAATATATAGCCCTAAATGGATCTAGGCAAGATATAGCAACCTTTACAGGAAAATCAGTAGACATGGGAGGATCTGTCGGTAGGTCTGCTGCCACAGGTTTTGGGGTCTACCTAACCATCAAAAAATACTACGAAAAAATTGGCAAATCCCTAAAGGGTGCGACCTTTGCCCTCCAGGGATTTGGAAATGTAGGCTCCTTTGCAGCGAGATTTTTAGTTGATGACGGGGCAAAATTGGTCGCTGTCAATGCCAGGGATAAAAAATCCGAGTCAGGTTCATCTGCTATTTTTGATCCTGAAGGTTTTGATCCAGAAGACCTCGATAAAATAAGAAGCGAAAGCGGATCAGTCCTAAATAAGGATGCAAAAAAAATCTCAAATGAAGAATTTTTTGCCTTAGAGTGTGACATTCTAATCCCAGCTGCCATGGAAAATGTCATCGATGGAGATAATGCAGATACTATAAAAGCCAAACTTGTAGTAGAAGCAGCCAATGGCCCTGTGACAGAGGCAGGAGAAAAAATCCTAAATGAAAAAAATATCCCACTAATCCCAGATATCCTAGCCAACTCCGGTGGAGTCCTAGTCAGCCACTACGAGTGGATCCAAAATATGACAGGCGACTACTGGGATGAGGAAAAAGTTATGGCAAAACAAGAAAAAGATATGGCAAAGGCCATAGGAGAAGTTTTTGCCACAGCTGATGATCACAAGGTAAGCTTTAGACAAGCAGCCTTTATCCTAGCCCTAACAAAAATAGAAAAAGCCCTAAAGATGAAGGGCAGAATTTAA